A genomic segment from Actinomadura hallensis encodes:
- a CDS encoding acylphosphatase: MDDGDDETVRLTAWVRGRVQGVGFRWWVRSRALELGLAGSAANLPDGRVEVVAEGPRGKCRELLRMLGGDVPPGVPRRPGEVTGVSERWSEPRGVGAGFHER; the protein is encoded by the coding sequence ATGGACGACGGTGACGACGAGACCGTGCGGCTGACGGCCTGGGTGCGCGGGCGCGTCCAGGGGGTCGGTTTCCGCTGGTGGGTGCGGTCGCGGGCGCTCGAGCTCGGCCTGGCCGGCAGCGCCGCCAACCTCCCGGACGGGCGCGTGGAGGTCGTCGCGGAGGGACCGCGCGGGAAGTGCCGCGAACTCCTCCGGATGCTGGGCGGCGACGTCCCCCCGGGAGTGCCCCGCCGCCCCGGCGAGGTGACGGGCGTGAGCGAGCGCTGGAGCGAGCCGCGCGGCGTCGGCGCCGGGTTCCACGAGCGGTGA